The Variovorax paradoxus genome window below encodes:
- a CDS encoding tripartite tricarboxylate transporter substrate binding protein, with the protein MNRWMRWLAVAFLVCTAGTASAQDWPNRPIRFVVPWPPGGLNDTIARAFNDRVGQVLGQPVVLDFKPGAAGRIGVSDVARSAPDGYTVGMGNLGPLTIHPVLYKQMPNDVKKDLLPIAMFAASPLVLVVPVTSQFKSARELVEAARAKPGAYNFASVGLGSPAHLTFELVNAKAGIQIVHVPYKGTNEALPAVIAGDVHATFDTLSSLQPFIKAGKLRPLAVTTAERVAQLPEVPTLKELGLLDDPVLSWYALIAPARTPAAIVAKLYKAYGDAAQTPEIQKLLAAQGLIYLPMSSAEFQAGIDKETARWARIIQDHRIEVTP; encoded by the coding sequence ATGAATCGATGGATGCGATGGCTGGCCGTGGCGTTCCTGGTCTGCACGGCCGGCACGGCTTCGGCGCAGGACTGGCCGAACCGGCCGATCCGCTTTGTCGTGCCCTGGCCGCCCGGCGGACTCAACGACACCATCGCCCGCGCGTTCAACGACCGCGTCGGGCAGGTCTTGGGGCAGCCGGTGGTGCTGGACTTCAAGCCCGGTGCCGCGGGCCGCATCGGCGTGTCGGACGTGGCGCGCTCCGCGCCCGACGGCTACACCGTCGGCATGGGCAACCTCGGGCCGCTGACGATCCATCCGGTGCTCTACAAGCAGATGCCCAACGACGTGAAGAAGGACCTGCTGCCGATCGCGATGTTCGCCGCCTCGCCGCTGGTGCTGGTGGTGCCGGTCACGTCGCAGTTCAAGTCGGCGCGCGAGCTGGTCGAGGCGGCGCGCGCGAAGCCCGGCGCCTACAACTTCGCCTCGGTCGGGCTCGGCAGCCCCGCGCACCTGACCTTCGAGCTGGTCAACGCCAAGGCCGGCATCCAGATCGTCCACGTGCCCTACAAGGGCACCAACGAGGCGCTGCCCGCGGTCATCGCGGGCGACGTGCACGCCACCTTCGACACGCTGTCGAGCCTGCAGCCCTTCATCAAGGCCGGCAAGCTGCGACCGCTGGCCGTCACCACGGCCGAGCGCGTCGCGCAGTTGCCCGAGGTGCCGACGCTCAAGGAGCTCGGCCTGCTCGATGATCCCGTGCTGTCCTGGTATGCGCTGATCGCGCCGGCGCGCACGCCCGCCGCGATCGTCGCGAAGCTGTACAAGGCCTACGGCGATGCCGCGCAGACCCCGGAGATCCAGAAGCTGCTGGCCGCGCAGGGGCTGATCTATCTGCCGATGTCCTCGGCCGAGTTCCAGGCCGGCATCGACAAGGAGACCGCCCGCTGGGCCCGAATCATCCAGGACCACCGCATCGAAGTCACGCCCTGA
- a CDS encoding GntR family transcriptional regulator: protein MVAQAPTGEQILSADSVTESLRQLILSGELGIGVQLKQQALAERFGVSRIPVREALKRLEAEGLIEHRAHAGSTVASQSIKDLVEALDIRIALETRALKLAIPHLRPAHHRAAREIIARYDGSESPQEWADLNLEFHLTLYRPCGRDKLLKMIEESVRGIARHLRALQSHKVGRKSSQSEHSQILKACIAKNIPLAVELLEKHIEHTQAALQE, encoded by the coding sequence ATGGTGGCCCAGGCACCGACCGGCGAGCAGATCCTCTCGGCCGATTCCGTCACGGAATCCTTGCGGCAACTGATCCTGAGCGGCGAACTGGGGATCGGCGTGCAGCTCAAGCAGCAGGCGCTGGCCGAGCGCTTCGGCGTCAGTCGCATCCCCGTGCGCGAAGCCCTCAAGCGGCTCGAGGCCGAGGGCCTGATCGAGCACCGCGCCCACGCGGGCTCGACCGTGGCGTCGCAGTCGATCAAGGACCTGGTCGAGGCGCTCGACATCCGCATCGCGCTCGAGACCCGCGCGCTCAAGCTCGCGATTCCGCACCTGCGCCCCGCGCACCACCGCGCCGCGCGCGAGATCATCGCGCGCTACGACGGCAGCGAATCGCCGCAGGAATGGGCCGACCTCAACCTCGAGTTCCACCTGACGCTCTACCGCCCCTGCGGGCGCGACAAGCTGCTCAAGATGATCGAGGAGAGCGTGCGCGGCATCGCGCGACACCTGCGCGCCCTGCAGTCGCACAAGGTGGGGCGCAAGTCCTCGCAGTCCGAGCATTCGCAGATCCTCAAGGCCTGCATCGCCAAGAACATCCCCCTGGCGGTGGAACTGCTCGAGAAGCACATCGAGCACACGCAGGCGGCGCTGCAGGAATAG
- the hydA gene encoding dihydropyrimidinase, producing the protein MDTTIASLIGEEPFDLTIRGGRIVTDGRVVEGDLGVRDGRIAAIGGSLPPGRRDVDATGRWVLPGGIDSHCHVEQRSGMGMMCADDFYSATVSAAFGGTTTILPFAAQHREMSVPEVLADYSRRAAEKAVIDYGFHLILANPDDATLSTDLPAAIRDGITSLKVYMTYDRMKLEDYQLLEVLALARAEGALVMVHAENNDMIRWIAQRLIDRGHTAPKFHGVAHDPLAETEATYRAIALARLVDVPLLLVHVAGGDTVEVIRQAQTLGANVLAESCPQYLFLTADDMDRPGLEGAMFCCSPPARDADAQEAIWRGLIDGTLATYSSDHAPYRFDETGKLPKGDATTFKEMANGVPGIELRLPLLFSEGFLKGRIDIHQFVALTATNHARLYGLAPRKGAIALGADADIAVWNAERETTISAAMLHDNAGYTPYEGRTIQGWPEVVVSRGRVVIENDTLHAERGSGQYLRRGAPDLRRRAPVAPAQRPHGHVLKALIGLGEEKA; encoded by the coding sequence ATGGACACCACCATCGCTTCGCTGATCGGCGAAGAACCCTTCGACCTCACGATCCGCGGCGGGCGCATCGTCACCGACGGCCGCGTGGTCGAGGGCGACCTCGGCGTGCGCGACGGCCGCATCGCCGCCATCGGCGGCTCGCTGCCGCCGGGCCGCCGCGACGTGGACGCCACCGGCCGCTGGGTGCTGCCGGGCGGCATCGACAGCCACTGCCACGTCGAGCAGCGCTCGGGCATGGGCATGATGTGCGCCGACGATTTCTACTCGGCCACCGTGTCGGCCGCCTTCGGCGGCACCACCACCATCCTGCCCTTCGCGGCCCAGCACCGCGAGATGTCGGTGCCCGAGGTGCTGGCCGACTACAGCCGGCGCGCGGCCGAGAAGGCGGTGATCGACTACGGCTTCCACCTGATCCTGGCCAACCCCGACGACGCCACGCTCTCGACCGACCTGCCCGCGGCCATCCGCGACGGCATCACCTCGCTCAAGGTCTACATGACCTACGACCGCATGAAGCTCGAGGACTACCAGTTGCTCGAGGTGCTCGCGCTGGCGCGGGCCGAGGGCGCGCTGGTGATGGTGCATGCCGAGAACAACGACATGATCCGCTGGATCGCGCAGCGCCTGATCGACCGCGGCCACACCGCGCCCAAGTTCCATGGCGTGGCGCACGACCCGCTGGCCGAGACCGAGGCCACTTACCGCGCGATCGCGCTGGCGCGGCTGGTCGACGTGCCGCTGCTGCTGGTGCACGTGGCCGGCGGCGACACGGTGGAGGTGATCCGCCAGGCCCAGACCCTGGGCGCCAACGTGCTGGCCGAGAGCTGCCCGCAGTACCTGTTCCTGACGGCCGACGACATGGACCGTCCGGGCCTGGAGGGCGCGATGTTCTGCTGCTCGCCGCCCGCGCGCGATGCCGATGCGCAGGAGGCCATCTGGCGCGGCCTGATCGACGGCACCCTGGCCACCTATTCGTCGGACCATGCGCCCTACCGCTTCGACGAGACCGGCAAGCTGCCCAAGGGCGACGCCACCACCTTCAAGGAGATGGCCAACGGCGTGCCCGGCATCGAGCTGCGCCTGCCGCTGCTGTTCAGCGAAGGCTTCCTCAAGGGGCGCATCGACATCCACCAGTTCGTGGCCCTCACCGCCACCAACCACGCCCGGCTCTACGGTCTGGCACCGCGCAAGGGCGCGATCGCGCTGGGCGCAGACGCCGACATCGCGGTGTGGAACGCCGAGCGCGAGACCACCATCAGCGCCGCCATGCTGCACGACAACGCCGGCTACACGCCCTACGAGGGCCGGACCATCCAGGGCTGGCCCGAGGTGGTCGTGAGCCGCGGCCGCGTGGTGATCGAGAACGACACGCTGCATGCCGAGCGCGGCAGCGGCCAGTACCTGCGCCGCGGCGCGCCCGACCTCAGGCGCCGCGCACCGGTGGCGCCCGCGCAGCGCCCGCATGGCCATGTGCTGAAGGCGCTGATCGGCCTGGGCGAGGAGAAGGCATGA
- a CDS encoding amino acid ABC transporter ATP-binding protein: protein MTSSPLLQVRNLHKSFGSVPVLNGIDLDVQAGELVSVIGPSGSGKSTLLRCCNRMEDASRGEVRVEGHDIYARGANLNRLRERVGMVFQAFNLYPHLDVLGNVTLALRKVKKMARDAAEHSAMEALARVGMEHKARVRPTQLSGGQQQRVGIARSIALKPALVLFDEPTSALDPEMVGGVLQVMRELRADGMTMVVVTHEMGFAKAASDRVVFMDGGAIVEQGSPAQVFEAPVHARTAAFIASIGSRAL from the coding sequence GTGACGTCCTCCCCGCTCCTGCAAGTCCGCAACCTGCACAAATCCTTTGGCAGCGTTCCCGTGCTCAACGGCATCGACCTCGACGTGCAGGCGGGCGAGCTGGTCTCGGTGATCGGCCCCTCGGGCTCGGGCAAGAGCACGCTGCTGCGCTGCTGCAACCGCATGGAGGACGCGAGCCGCGGCGAGGTGCGCGTGGAAGGCCACGACATCTATGCGCGCGGCGCCAACCTGAACCGGCTGCGCGAGCGCGTGGGCATGGTGTTCCAGGCCTTCAACCTCTATCCGCACCTCGACGTGCTGGGCAACGTGACGCTGGCGCTGCGCAAGGTCAAGAAGATGGCGCGCGACGCGGCCGAGCACAGCGCGATGGAGGCGCTCGCGCGCGTCGGCATGGAGCACAAGGCGCGCGTGCGTCCCACCCAGCTGTCGGGCGGCCAGCAGCAGCGCGTGGGCATCGCGCGCTCGATCGCGCTGAAGCCCGCGCTGGTGCTGTTCGACGAGCCGACCAGCGCGCTCGACCCCGAGATGGTCGGCGGCGTGCTGCAGGTGATGCGCGAGCTGCGCGCCGACGGCATGACCATGGTGGTGGTGACGCACGAGATGGGCTTCGCGAAGGCGGCGTCCGACCGCGTGGTGTTCATGGACGGCGGCGCCATCGTCGAGCAGGGCTCGCCCGCGCAGGTGTTCGAGGCGCCGGTGCATGCGCGCACCGCGGCCTTCATCGCCAGCATCGGCAGCCGCGCGCTCTGA
- a CDS encoding amino acid ABC transporter permease, whose amino-acid sequence MELILQYFFNLGVVREVGPYILQGLLNTLLLSAWVIPLGLAAGMVLALAGFVIRNRLVRALLVVYIDFFRAFPPLVLLIFLYTGLPYLGVELSPMACVALGFMLNNSSYFGEILRAGLESVPRGQREAALSTGMGRPASLLFVEIPQAVRNVFPDLVSNMIEVVKLTTIASVVSVPEMLYAARSAQSMLYNPTPIVLAALIYLALLWPLVVLLGRLEKRQRRPNPEAA is encoded by the coding sequence ATGGAACTCATCCTCCAGTACTTCTTCAACCTCGGCGTGGTGCGCGAGGTCGGGCCCTACATCCTGCAGGGCCTGCTCAACACGCTGCTGCTGTCGGCCTGGGTGATCCCGCTCGGGCTGGCGGCCGGCATGGTGCTGGCGCTGGCCGGCTTCGTGATCCGCAACCGGCTGGTGCGCGCGCTGCTCGTGGTCTACATCGACTTCTTCCGCGCCTTCCCGCCGCTGGTGCTGCTGATCTTCCTCTACACCGGCCTGCCCTACCTCGGTGTGGAGCTCTCGCCCATGGCCTGCGTGGCGCTGGGCTTCATGCTCAACAACTCGAGCTACTTCGGCGAGATCCTGCGCGCGGGCCTGGAGTCGGTGCCGCGCGGCCAGCGCGAGGCCGCGCTGTCCACCGGCATGGGCCGCCCGGCCAGCCTGCTGTTCGTGGAGATCCCGCAGGCGGTGCGCAACGTGTTCCCCGACCTCGTGAGCAACATGATCGAGGTGGTGAAGCTCACCACCATCGCCAGCGTGGTGTCGGTGCCCGAGATGCTGTATGCCGCGCGCTCCGCGCAATCGATGCTCTACAACCCCACGCCCATCGTGCTGGCCGCGCTGATCTATCTCGCGCTGCTGTGGCCGCTGGTCGTGCTGCTGGGGCGGCTGGAGAAACGCCAGCGCCGCCCGAACCCCGAGGCCGCCTGA
- a CDS encoding amino acid ABC transporter permease yields the protein MQFDKLVFTFFNGDIAARYLPQVLDGARVTIELGLAVIAAGLALGIVLAYLRSLPVRGLPLLVSTLVDILRALPPLVLIILFYYALPFLGLSLGAFASTWLALTLVLAAFSEEVFWAGIESQPRGVMEAARSTGLSHTQAMVHVLLPQSCRLMVAPLTNRVIAITKGTAYGSVAALNEILNQATSATSFAGNPTPLMLGALGYLVIFLPVVIAGRYIERRHGAGRH from the coding sequence ATGCAGTTCGACAAGCTCGTCTTCACCTTCTTCAACGGCGACATCGCCGCGCGCTACCTGCCCCAGGTGCTGGACGGCGCGCGCGTGACGATCGAGCTGGGCCTGGCCGTGATCGCCGCCGGCCTGGCGCTGGGCATCGTGCTGGCCTACCTGCGCAGCCTGCCGGTGCGCGGGCTGCCGCTGCTGGTGTCGACGCTGGTCGACATCCTGCGCGCGCTGCCGCCACTGGTGCTGATCATCCTGTTCTATTACGCGCTGCCCTTCCTGGGCCTGTCGCTCGGCGCCTTCGCCTCGACCTGGCTGGCGCTGACGCTGGTGCTCGCGGCCTTCTCCGAGGAGGTGTTCTGGGCCGGCATCGAGTCGCAGCCGCGCGGCGTGATGGAGGCCGCGCGCTCCACCGGCCTGAGCCACACGCAGGCCATGGTGCACGTGCTGCTGCCGCAGTCGTGCCGGCTGATGGTGGCGCCGCTGACCAACCGCGTGATCGCCATCACCAAGGGCACGGCCTACGGCTCGGTGGCCGCGCTCAACGAGATCTTGAACCAGGCCACCTCGGCCACCAGCTTCGCGGGCAATCCCACGCCGCTGATGCTGGGCGCGCTCGGCTATCTCGTGATCTTCCTGCCCGTGGTGATCGCCGGGCGCTACATCGAGCGGCGCCATGGCGCGGGCCGCCACTGA
- a CDS encoding aspartate/glutamate racemase family protein has product MIDAAPRRLGVLGGMGPLAGAAFALRMVQLTPADNDQQHIPVLLCNDPAIPDRSSAYLGHGPSPLPGMLRGIDTLVAGGADCIAIPCNTAHLWFDELQAASPTRLLHIVEAVVADLRRQGVTGGKVGILGTPATIAMGLYQRHLRAAGYETIEPSSEEVQRLCVPAIAAVKANRIDEAFAPAAEGIRALARQGARAVVLGCTELPLAVPAARRGEFDVVLTDSIDALAREAIGLMRPADATARAFMSRR; this is encoded by the coding sequence GTGATCGACGCCGCACCGCGGCGGCTGGGCGTGCTCGGGGGCATGGGCCCGCTGGCCGGCGCCGCCTTCGCGCTGCGCATGGTGCAGCTCACGCCGGCCGACAACGACCAGCAGCACATCCCGGTGCTGCTGTGCAACGACCCCGCCATTCCCGACCGCTCCTCGGCCTATCTCGGCCACGGGCCGAGCCCGCTGCCCGGCATGCTGCGCGGCATCGACACCCTGGTGGCCGGTGGCGCCGACTGCATCGCCATTCCCTGCAACACCGCCCACCTGTGGTTCGACGAACTGCAGGCCGCCAGTCCGACGCGCCTGCTGCACATCGTCGAGGCCGTGGTGGCGGACCTGCGCCGCCAGGGCGTGACCGGGGGCAAGGTCGGCATCCTCGGCACACCCGCGACCATCGCGATGGGGCTCTACCAGCGCCACCTGCGTGCCGCCGGCTACGAGACCATCGAGCCGTCGTCCGAGGAGGTGCAGCGCCTGTGCGTGCCCGCGATCGCGGCCGTGAAGGCGAACCGCATCGACGAGGCTTTCGCGCCCGCGGCCGAAGGCATTCGCGCGCTTGCGCGGCAAGGCGCGCGTGCGGTGGTGCTCGGCTGCACCGAGCTGCCGCTGGCCGTGCCGGCGGCGCGGCGCGGCGAGTTCGATGTGGTGCTGACCGATTCGATCGATGCGCTGGCGCGCGAGGCCATCGGGCTGATGCGGCCCGCCGATGCGACGGCTCGCGCGTTCATGTCGCGCAGGTAG
- a CDS encoding LysR family transcriptional regulator codes for MNLRQIEVFRAIMATGSVSDAARLLHVSVPAVSRVLSHTETQLNFPLFMRIKGRLSPTAEARRLYHEVEDVYQGVQRISDLTHELMARRSGLISVVSSPGIGHMLVPMAIAHYHQANPETRVHFKCLNQDLLRERLLSRHFDLGISLEAVDHPNLITMPVARCRIVCICPHTHPLAARNAVGAQDLLPYDLMSYPRGTPFGELVRHFFASLDEAPRTMLEVGSPQNACALTHLGAGIALVDEFSLQAWPDARFRILPVEGIEPLVAHLVHLRTDPLSPAAEAFVRTLRSVLMQRGLAAPQAPED; via the coding sequence ATGAATCTGCGTCAAATCGAAGTGTTCCGGGCCATCATGGCCACCGGCTCCGTGAGCGATGCCGCCCGCCTGCTGCATGTGTCCGTTCCCGCCGTGAGCCGGGTGCTCTCGCACACCGAGACCCAGCTCAACTTTCCGCTCTTCATGCGCATCAAGGGCCGGCTGTCGCCCACGGCCGAGGCGCGGCGCCTCTACCACGAGGTCGAGGACGTCTACCAGGGCGTGCAGCGCATCAGCGACCTCACGCACGAGCTCATGGCGCGCCGCTCGGGCCTGATCAGCGTGGTGTCGAGCCCGGGCATCGGCCACATGCTGGTGCCGATGGCGATCGCGCACTACCACCAGGCCAATCCCGAGACGCGCGTGCATTTCAAGTGCCTCAACCAGGACCTGCTGCGCGAGCGACTGCTGAGCCGGCACTTCGACCTCGGCATCTCGCTCGAGGCGGTGGACCATCCGAACCTGATCACGATGCCGGTCGCGCGCTGCCGCATCGTGTGCATCTGCCCGCACACGCATCCGCTGGCCGCGCGCAACGCGGTCGGCGCGCAGGACCTGCTGCCCTACGACCTGATGTCGTACCCGCGCGGCACGCCCTTCGGCGAACTGGTGCGCCACTTCTTCGCGTCGCTCGACGAGGCACCGCGCACCATGCTCGAGGTGGGCTCGCCGCAGAACGCCTGCGCGCTCACGCACCTGGGCGCGGGCATCGCGCTGGTCGACGAGTTCTCGCTGCAGGCCTGGCCCGACGCGCGCTTTCGCATCCTGCCGGTGGAGGGCATCGAGCCGCTGGTCGCGCACCTCGTGCACCTGCGCACCGACCCGCTCTCGCCGGCGGCCGAAGCCTTCGTGCGAACGCTGCGCAGCGTGCTGATGCAGCGCGGACTCGCCGCGCCGCAAGCGCCGGAAGACTGA
- a CDS encoding aspartate/glutamate racemase family protein, with protein MNTTATPPRVRVLNPNSSVSVTEAVARAFRATVPPAQCDFDCVTAHAGPPGIVTQDDFERGARLAADDVAAHAAEADAFVLACFSDPGIAAARTRSERPVVGLGEAGMHAAMARGERVGVIAIASAAIPRHLRYWEALGVRDHVVAERPLDLPVHLSGDAAHALAPMIAAARLLVDEDGADVVLLGCAGMAELRAPLEAAVGVPVIDPCEAAAERSARLARAWRDGAAT; from the coding sequence ATGAACACCACCGCCACCCCGCCGCGCGTGCGCGTGCTGAACCCGAACAGCAGCGTCTCGGTGACCGAGGCCGTGGCACGCGCCTTCCGCGCCACCGTGCCGCCCGCGCAATGCGACTTCGACTGCGTCACCGCGCACGCCGGCCCGCCGGGCATCGTCACGCAGGACGACTTCGAGCGGGGCGCGCGCCTCGCGGCCGACGACGTGGCCGCGCATGCCGCCGAGGCCGATGCCTTCGTGCTGGCCTGCTTCAGCGACCCCGGCATCGCCGCCGCGCGCACGCGCAGCGAGCGCCCGGTCGTCGGCCTGGGCGAGGCCGGCATGCATGCCGCCATGGCGCGCGGCGAACGCGTGGGCGTGATCGCCATCGCCAGTGCCGCCATCCCGCGCCACCTGCGCTACTGGGAAGCGCTCGGCGTGCGCGACCACGTCGTGGCCGAACGCCCGCTCGACCTGCCGGTGCACCTGTCGGGCGATGCCGCCCATGCGCTCGCACCGATGATCGCGGCGGCGCGCCTGCTGGTCGACGAGGACGGCGCCGACGTCGTGCTGCTCGGCTGCGCCGGCATGGCCGAACTGCGCGCTCCGCTCGAAGCCGCGGTGGGCGTGCCTGTGATCGATCCCTGCGAGGCGGCGGCCGAACGCTCGGCCCGGCTCGCGCGGGCCTGGCGCGACGGAGCCGCCACGTGA
- a CDS encoding transporter substrate-binding domain-containing protein produces the protein MFRHLKSLLAPLAFALIAGAAGTAAAQPAPLRTGVDPNFPPHAFPKLSGGYQGFNVELGEEIAKRLGRRIEIEGAQYSALIPALNAGKFDFLMAPTTVSPERAKSVLFTEGYLENNFTLVVKKERNDIQRLEDLKGKTIAVNKGSGPEEWARNNQAQYGYEIAVYGTNADAVQAVISGRGDANLAGVTPSAWAVKSTPAIKTTFVIKTGSVWAIPFRIDDKAGRDQVSNVLKCMKLDGSLQKLHTKWFGAEPAADSATVVSPAGHGIPGLFGYEATSAKPVCK, from the coding sequence ATGTTCCGTCACCTCAAGTCCCTGCTGGCGCCGCTGGCCTTCGCCCTCATCGCCGGTGCCGCCGGCACCGCCGCCGCCCAGCCCGCGCCGCTGCGCACCGGCGTCGATCCCAACTTCCCGCCGCATGCCTTCCCCAAGCTCAGCGGCGGCTACCAGGGCTTCAACGTCGAGCTCGGCGAGGAGATCGCCAAGCGCCTGGGTCGCCGCATCGAGATCGAGGGCGCGCAGTACTCGGCGCTGATCCCGGCGCTCAACGCGGGCAAGTTCGACTTCCTGATGGCGCCGACCACCGTGTCGCCCGAGCGTGCGAAGTCGGTGCTGTTCACCGAGGGCTACCTCGAGAACAACTTCACGCTGGTCGTGAAGAAGGAGCGCAACGACATCCAGCGCCTCGAAGACCTCAAGGGCAAGACCATCGCCGTGAACAAGGGCTCGGGCCCCGAGGAATGGGCGCGCAACAACCAGGCGCAGTACGGCTACGAGATCGCCGTCTACGGCACCAACGCCGACGCGGTGCAGGCCGTGATCTCGGGCCGCGGCGACGCCAACCTCGCGGGCGTCACGCCCTCGGCCTGGGCCGTGAAGAGCACGCCGGCGATCAAGACCACCTTCGTCATCAAGACCGGCTCGGTCTGGGCCATTCCGTTCCGCATCGACGACAAGGCCGGGCGCGACCAGGTGAGCAACGTGCTCAAGTGCATGAAGCTCGACGGCTCGCTGCAGAAGCTGCACACGAAGTGGTTCGGCGCCGAGCCCGCGGCCGACTCGGCCACGGTGGTCTCGCCGGCCGGCCACGGCATCCCGGGCCTGTTCGGCTACGAGGCCACGAGCGCCAAGCCGGTCTGCAAGTAA
- a CDS encoding N-carbamoyl-D-amino-acid hydrolase: MTSKRTLGLAVAQMGPVHLADTREAVVRRMVELMRDAKGRGAEMVVFPELALTTFFPRYWMDEAEAEARFFEPAMPNAQVQPLFDEAKALGVGFYLGYAELTPEGTRYNTAIIVDRAGAIVGKYRKIHLPGHSEHKPEAPFQHLEKKFFEVGDLGFRVFDTMGTRFGMCLCNDRRWPETYRVMALQSAEVVVLGYNTPSLNIHWNEPVHLRTTTHLVSLQANAYQNGIWVAAAAKCGSEDGHHMIGSSAIVAPTGEIVARSLTEDDEVICVKADMSLGEYFRQHVFNFAKHRRPEHYRLIVERTGAGEPLV; the protein is encoded by the coding sequence ATGACAAGCAAACGTACCCTGGGCCTGGCCGTCGCCCAGATGGGCCCGGTACATCTGGCGGACACCCGCGAGGCGGTCGTGCGCCGCATGGTCGAGCTGATGCGCGACGCCAAGGGCCGCGGTGCAGAGATGGTCGTGTTCCCCGAGCTCGCGCTCACCACCTTCTTTCCGCGCTACTGGATGGACGAGGCCGAGGCCGAGGCCCGCTTCTTCGAGCCGGCCATGCCCAATGCGCAGGTGCAGCCGCTGTTCGACGAGGCGAAGGCGCTCGGCGTGGGTTTCTACCTCGGCTATGCCGAACTCACGCCCGAGGGCACGCGCTACAACACGGCGATCATCGTGGACCGCGCGGGCGCCATCGTCGGCAAGTACCGCAAGATCCACCTGCCCGGCCACTCCGAGCACAAGCCCGAGGCGCCGTTCCAGCACCTGGAGAAGAAGTTCTTCGAGGTCGGCGACCTGGGCTTCCGCGTCTTCGACACCATGGGCACGCGCTTCGGCATGTGCCTGTGCAACGACCGGCGCTGGCCCGAGACCTACCGCGTGATGGCGCTGCAGAGCGCCGAGGTGGTGGTGCTGGGCTACAACACGCCCTCGCTCAACATCCACTGGAACGAGCCGGTGCACCTGCGCACCACCACGCACCTGGTGTCGCTGCAGGCCAATGCCTACCAGAACGGCATCTGGGTGGCGGCGGCCGCCAAGTGCGGCTCGGAGGACGGCCACCACATGATCGGCAGCTCGGCCATCGTCGCGCCCACGGGCGAGATCGTGGCGCGCTCGCTCACCGAAGACGACGAGGTGATCTGCGTGAAGGCCGACATGTCGCTGGGCGAATACTTCCGCCAGCATGTCTTCAACTTCGCCAAGCACCGCCGCCCCGAGCACTACCGCCTGATCGTCGAGCGCACGGGCGCGGGCGAGCCGCTGGTCTGA
- a CDS encoding TauD/TfdA family dioxygenase, whose translation MSESSYLSGACVWSGAEMGHNDRWVKQFPAVVLDQIDTALQKTEGLDWRRIDRQNFPLPDAKPFFDEVREELENGSGMVKIRGLEVGRYQQEQLRRIWYALGAHLGTPMFQNYRGEVMREIKDEGMGVGARLYGATVDEHGKQFLSSGARTLSPGQLRFHTDRCDVVGLLCVRQASEGGVSKLASSATVYNRILERRPDLHALLCQAIPRSRFGEEAGGEHVAYDLPIFGVRDGKLTSHFSLTYIENAQMLPGVRKLGEAEHEAIQLLMAVAEEECFEMRFAPGDIQLLNNHVIYHGRTAFKDNVQTGQDRMLMRLWLSVPNSRALPDDHAVLWGDVGSGKPHGGIAQPAAALPA comes from the coding sequence ATGTCCGAGTCGAGTTATCTGAGCGGCGCCTGCGTTTGGTCGGGTGCCGAGATGGGCCACAACGATCGGTGGGTCAAGCAGTTTCCCGCCGTCGTTCTGGATCAAATCGATACTGCGTTGCAAAAGACCGAGGGCCTCGACTGGCGCAGGATCGACCGCCAGAACTTCCCGCTGCCCGATGCCAAGCCCTTCTTCGACGAGGTGCGCGAGGAACTCGAGAACGGCTCGGGCATGGTCAAGATCCGCGGCCTGGAGGTGGGGCGCTACCAGCAGGAGCAGCTGCGCCGCATCTGGTACGCGCTGGGCGCGCACCTGGGCACGCCGATGTTCCAGAACTACCGCGGCGAGGTGATGCGCGAGATCAAGGACGAGGGGATGGGCGTCGGCGCCAGGCTCTACGGCGCGACCGTCGACGAGCACGGCAAGCAGTTCCTCTCGTCGGGCGCTCGCACGCTGTCGCCGGGACAGCTGCGCTTCCACACCGACCGCTGCGACGTGGTCGGGCTGCTGTGCGTGCGCCAGGCTTCCGAAGGCGGCGTCAGCAAGCTCGCGAGCAGCGCGACCGTCTACAACCGCATCCTCGAGCGCCGGCCCGACCTGCATGCGCTGCTGTGCCAGGCGATTCCGCGCAGCCGCTTCGGCGAGGAGGCCGGCGGCGAGCACGTGGCCTACGACCTGCCGATCTTCGGCGTGCGCGACGGCAAGCTCACGAGCCACTTCTCGCTGACCTACATCGAGAACGCGCAGATGCTGCCCGGCGTGCGCAAGCTCGGCGAGGCCGAGCACGAAGCCATCCAGCTTTTGATGGCGGTGGCCGAGGAGGAGTGCTTCGAGATGCGCTTCGCGCCCGGCGACATCCAGCTGCTCAACAACCACGTGATCTACCACGGCCGCACCGCCTTCAAGGACAACGTGCAGACCGGCCAGGACCGCATGCTCATGCGCCTGTGGCTGTCGGTGCCCAACTCGCGCGCGCTGCCCGACGACCATGCGGTGCTGTGGGGCGACGTCGGCTCGGGCAAGCCGCACGGCGGCATCGCGCAGCCGGCGGCGGCGCTGCCGGCCTGA